One Streptococcus gallolyticus subsp. gallolyticus DSM 16831 DNA window includes the following coding sequences:
- a CDS encoding NADPH-dependent FMN reductase, with the protein MKKILFVVGSLRSGSFNAQFAKNAEKVLEGKAEVSYLDWSQVPVFSQDLEANIPAAVQAARQAVSEADAIWIFSPVYNFAIPGSVKNLLDWLSRAIDLSDPTGPSAINEKVTTVSILANGGHEQAAESYRALLPFIRTQFVDEITTTRVNDSAWVDGVFVPTEEVLANLDKQAQALLSAID; encoded by the coding sequence ATGAAAAAAATTCTATTTGTTGTCGGTTCATTGCGAAGCGGTTCTTTCAATGCTCAATTCGCTAAAAATGCTGAAAAAGTACTTGAAGGAAAAGCAGAAGTTAGCTATCTTGATTGGTCACAAGTACCAGTCTTTTCACAAGATTTAGAAGCTAATATTCCAGCGGCTGTTCAGGCAGCTCGTCAAGCTGTTTCAGAAGCTGATGCTATCTGGATTTTCTCACCTGTTTACAACTTTGCTATCCCAGGTTCTGTGAAAAACTTGCTAGACTGGTTGTCACGTGCCATTGACCTTTCAGACCCAACAGGTCCATCAGCAATCAATGAAAAAGTAACGACGGTTTCTATTCTTGCTAATGGTGGTCACGAACAAGCGGCAGAAAGCTATCGTGCCTTGCTCCCATTCATCCGTACACAATTTGTCGATGAAATCACAACGACACGTGTAAATGATTCAGCTTGGGTGGATGGTGTGTTCGTTCCAACAGAAGAAGTTCTTGCAAATCTTGACAAACAAGCTCAAGCCCTTCTATCAGCAATCGACTAA
- the def gene encoding peptide deformylase codes for MSVIEKLAKPSHLINMDDIIREGNPTLRAVAEEVTFPLSDEEIILGEKMLQFLKNSQDPVTAEKMGLRGGVGLAAPQLDISKRIIAVLVPNPEDKDGNLPKEAYSLQEVMYNPKVVAHSVQDAALADGEGCLSVDRVVEGYVVRHSRVTVDYFDKNGEKHRIKLKGYNSIVVQHEIDHTNGIMFYDRIDEKNPFAIKEGMLIIE; via the coding sequence ATGTCAGTTATTGAAAAATTAGCAAAACCAAGTCATTTAATCAATATGGATGACATCATTCGTGAAGGCAATCCGACACTTCGTGCGGTTGCCGAAGAAGTAACGTTTCCTTTGTCTGATGAAGAAATTATTCTAGGCGAAAAAATGTTACAATTCTTGAAAAACTCACAAGACCCTGTGACAGCTGAAAAAATGGGCTTGCGTGGTGGTGTTGGTCTAGCAGCTCCACAATTAGACATTTCAAAACGCATCATTGCTGTTCTCGTTCCAAATCCTGAAGACAAAGACGGTAATCTACCAAAAGAAGCTTATAGCTTACAAGAAGTTATGTACAATCCAAAAGTTGTGGCACATTCTGTTCAAGATGCTGCGCTTGCTGACGGTGAGGGATGCTTGTCTGTTGACCGTGTTGTCGAAGGCTATGTGGTTCGTCACTCGCGTGTAACCGTTGATTACTTTGATAAAAATGGTGAAAAACATCGCATTAAACTCAAAGGTTATAATTCAATCGTCGTTCAACACGAAATTGACCACACCAATGGTATCATGTTCTACGACCGCATTGATGAAAAAAATCCATTTGCCATTAAAGAAGGTATGCTAATTATCGAATAA
- the rseP gene encoding RIP metalloprotease RseP, producing MLGILTFIIVFGILVIVHEFGHLYFAKKSGILVREFSIGMGPKIFSHIDKEGTAYTIRILPLGGYVRMAGWGDDTTEIKTGTPASLTLNQDGLVTRINLSQKQLDNTALPMNVTAYDLEDKLEITGLVLDETKTYSVDHDATIVEEDGTEIRIAPLDVQYQNATVWGRLITNFAGPLNNFILGTIVFILLVFMQGGVQDTSTNVIQVTDGGAMQAAGVESGDRVLSIENYDISNWSDLTEAVTKATENISSGDTISVTVETSSGKTETLDITPKENNGSYYIGVSPELKTGFWDKVTGGFQMAWQSATAILTALKGLISNFSLDKLGGPVAMYQASSQAASNGLTSVLYLLALLSMNLGIVNLIPIPALDGGKILMNLIEIVRRKPLKQETETYITLVGVVIMLVLMIAVTWNDIMRVFF from the coding sequence CCATGAATTTGGGCACCTTTACTTTGCTAAAAAGTCTGGTATCTTAGTACGAGAATTTTCTATCGGAATGGGCCCGAAAATCTTTTCACATATTGATAAAGAGGGTACCGCTTATACAATTCGTATCCTACCTCTGGGTGGCTATGTACGCATGGCTGGTTGGGGTGATGATACGACGGAAATCAAGACTGGAACACCTGCCAGTTTGACACTAAATCAAGACGGTTTGGTGACACGTATTAATTTATCACAAAAGCAGTTGGACAACACCGCTCTTCCGATGAATGTCACAGCTTATGATTTAGAGGATAAGTTGGAAATCACAGGTCTGGTGCTTGATGAAACGAAAACTTATTCTGTTGACCATGATGCGACTATTGTCGAGGAAGATGGTACAGAAATCCGTATTGCACCGCTAGATGTACAATATCAAAATGCAACAGTTTGGGGACGTTTAATCACAAACTTTGCTGGTCCGTTGAATAACTTTATTTTGGGAACAATTGTCTTTATCCTTCTTGTTTTCATGCAAGGTGGTGTTCAAGATACGTCAACGAATGTTATTCAAGTAACTGACGGTGGTGCCATGCAGGCAGCTGGTGTTGAAAGTGGTGACCGTGTCTTATCCATCGAAAATTATGACATCTCTAATTGGTCTGATTTGACGGAGGCTGTCACAAAAGCAACTGAAAATATTTCAAGTGGTGATACGATTTCTGTAACCGTTGAAACCAGCTCAGGAAAGACTGAAACGCTTGATATAACACCGAAAGAAAATAATGGTAGTTATTATATCGGTGTTTCGCCAGAATTGAAAACAGGTTTCTGGGACAAGGTCACTGGTGGCTTCCAAATGGCTTGGCAAAGCGCGACCGCTATTCTGACAGCTTTGAAAGGCTTGATTTCAAACTTTAGTTTGGATAAATTAGGTGGTCCTGTTGCCATGTACCAAGCTTCAAGTCAAGCTGCTTCAAATGGATTGACTTCAGTTCTTTACTTATTGGCGCTATTGTCAATGAACTTAGGAATTGTGAATTTGATTCCGATTCCAGCCTTGGACGGTGGAAAAATTTTGATGAACCTTATCGAAATTGTTCGTCGTAAACCGCTTAAACAAGAAACCGAAACTTATATCACCCTAGTTGGCGTTGTTATCATGCTTGTTTTGATGATTGCTGTCACTTGGAACGATATTATGCGAGTTTTCTTTTAG
- a CDS encoding cyclic nucleotide-binding domain-containing protein, whose protein sequence is MSLEAYIKEYQLEKIFPTHYFDKLQVLQLSAGDAICHQGESLTALSYFAKGKLKIVRRLFNGKEHILDIKEKPTLIGDIELLTDQPVVSSVIALEDTLIIQLPLAGIREQLLADNALLLNLSKGLAQSLYEQNIRASTNLNYTLKERLATHILAIEEKGVFKLELTSLADSFSVSYRHLLRVIHELIDTGIIEKRRPYYYIKDMTQLIDLKITN, encoded by the coding sequence GTGTCATTAGAAGCCTATATTAAAGAATATCAGCTAGAAAAAATCTTCCCTACTCATTATTTTGATAAATTGCAAGTCTTGCAACTATCTGCTGGGGATGCCATTTGTCATCAAGGCGAATCATTAACAGCACTCTCTTACTTTGCCAAGGGAAAACTTAAAATTGTTCGCCGACTTTTTAACGGAAAAGAGCACATTCTTGACATTAAAGAAAAGCCAACCTTAATCGGTGATATTGAGTTATTAACAGACCAGCCTGTCGTATCATCTGTTATCGCCCTCGAGGATACTCTCATTATCCAACTCCCCTTAGCTGGTATTCGTGAACAATTGCTTGCTGACAATGCTCTGCTTTTAAACTTGAGCAAAGGCTTAGCACAATCTCTCTACGAGCAAAACATTCGCGCGTCAACGAATTTAAATTACACATTGAAAGAACGCTTAGCAACGCATATCTTGGCTATCGAGGAAAAAGGTGTTTTCAAATTAGAATTGACAAGCCTTGCTGATTCATTTAGCGTCAGCTACCGTCATTTACTGCGTGTCATTCATGAACTGATTGATACAGGAATCATCGAAAAACGCAGACCCTATTATTACATCAAAGACATGACGCAATTGATTGACCTAAAAATCACTAATTAA
- a CDS encoding MarR family winged helix-turn-helix transcriptional regulator — MANFKNNAVKSMVVMRKAFRTIDARVSESFKVDHLTPTQFGVLDVLYAKGPMKIAELLDSMLATSGNMTVVIRNMEKKGWVTRTTCPHDKRAYLVGLTEQGRQVIEHALPLHIAKVEETFSVLTEDEQAELIRLLKKFKPCEQNNLQNQK; from the coding sequence ATGGCGAATTTCAAAAATAATGCTGTAAAATCAATGGTTGTGATGCGAAAAGCTTTTCGCACGATTGATGCTAGAGTATCAGAGTCGTTTAAAGTTGACCATTTGACACCGACTCAATTTGGTGTTTTAGACGTTCTTTATGCCAAAGGACCGATGAAAATCGCAGAGCTACTAGACAGTATGTTGGCAACTTCTGGCAATATGACGGTTGTCATCAGAAATATGGAGAAAAAAGGTTGGGTGACACGTACCACTTGCCCTCACGATAAACGAGCTTATCTGGTTGGGTTAACAGAGCAAGGACGCCAGGTCATTGAACACGCTCTGCCACTCCATATCGCTAAAGTTGAGGAAACTTTTTCAGTGCTAACAGAGGACGAACAAGCAGAACTCATTCGACTTTTGAAAAAATTCAAACCTTGTGAGCAAAATAATTTACAAAATCAAAAATAA
- a CDS encoding PolC-type DNA polymerase III — MSELFKKLMEQIDMPLDMRQSSAFSSADIREVKVHSVSRLWEFHFSFAEILPIDIYRELSYRLVNTFKQADIRATFDIQAETVDFSQPLLQAYYEEAFEHAPCDSASFKASFSKLKVSYDGTKLLIEAPAFVNNDHFRKNHLPNLARQFEAFGFGKLTIDMVSDEAMTQALREDFTSNREAMVEKAVQENREAVKSLEASMPPTEEAPKPKFDFKERAKQRRAGFENAEITPMVEITTEENRIVFEGMVFDVEKKTTRTGRHIINFKMTDYTSSFAMQKWAKDDDELKKYDMIAKGSWLRVRGNVENNNFTHALTMNVQDVKEIVHHDRKDLMPEGQKRVEFHAHTNMSTMDALPTVEELIDTAAKWGHKAVAITDHGNVQSFPHGYHRARKNGIKAIFGLEANIVEDKVPIAYNPQDIELNEATYVVFDVETTGLSAVNNDLIQIAASKMYKGNIVEQFDEFINPGHHLSAFTTELTGITDNHVRNAKPIEEVLQMFQDFCQDTVLVAHNATFDVGFMNANYERHGMPIITQPVIDTLEFARNLYPEYKRHGLGPLTKRFQVSLEHHHMANYDAEATGRLLFIFLKEARENHNLTNMMDLNTKLVAEDSYKKARVKHATIYVQNQTGLKNIFKLVSLSNVKYFEGVARIPRTVLDAHREGLLLGTACSEGEVFDAVLSSGVDAAVKVAKYYDFIEVMPPALYAPLLAQGTIKDEEGIRQVIRDLLEVGRRLNKPVLATGNVHYIEPEDEIYREIIVRSLGQGAPINRPIGRGENAQPAPLPKAHFRTTNEMLDEFAFLGEDVAYEIVVKNTNDFADRFEEVEVVKKDLYTPFLEKSEERVAEMTYQKAFEIYGNPLPDIVDLRIEKELTSILGNGFAVIYLASQMLVIRSNDRGYLVGSRGSVGSSFVATMIGITEVNPMPPHYVCPNCQHSEFITDGSVGSGYDLPDKDCPECGTRYKKDGHDIPFETFLGFDGDKVPDIDLNFSGDDQPSAHLDVRDIFGEQYAFRAGTVGTVADRTAYGFVKGYERDYGKFYPEAEVERLAQGAAGVKRTTGQHPGGIVVIPNYMDVYDFTPVQYPADDLSAEWQTTHFNFHDIDENVLKLDILGHDDPTMIRKLQDLSGIDPKDIPADDPDVMALFSGTEVLGVTPEQIGTPTGMLGIPEFGTNFVRGMVEETHPTTFAELLQLSGLSHGTDVWLGNAQDLIKEGIATLKTVIGCRDDIMVYLMHAGLEPKMAFTIMERVRKGMWLKISDEERNGYIEAMRENNVPDWYIESCGKIKYMFPKAHAAAYVLMALRVAYFKVHYPIYYYCAYFSIRAKAFDIKTMSAGLDAVKERMADISNKRKNNEASNVEIDLYTTLEIVNEMLERGYKFGQLDLYRSDATEFIIDGDTLIPPFVAMDGLGENVAKQIVKAREEGEFLSKMELRKRGGVSATLVEKMDEMGILGNMPEDNQLSLFDDFF; from the coding sequence ATGTCAGAATTATTTAAAAAATTGATGGAGCAAATCGATATGCCGCTTGACATGCGACAATCTTCTGCTTTTTCATCTGCAGATATTCGTGAAGTTAAGGTGCATTCTGTATCTCGCCTCTGGGAGTTCCATTTTTCATTTGCGGAAATTTTGCCAATTGACATCTATCGTGAATTGTCTTATCGATTGGTGAACACTTTTAAGCAAGCGGATATCAGAGCGACTTTTGATATTCAGGCAGAAACTGTCGATTTTTCACAACCTTTATTGCAAGCCTACTATGAAGAAGCTTTTGAGCATGCTCCGTGTGATAGCGCCAGCTTCAAGGCTTCTTTCAGTAAATTGAAGGTCTCTTATGATGGCACAAAATTATTGATTGAAGCGCCAGCATTTGTTAACAATGACCATTTTCGCAAAAATCATCTGCCTAATCTAGCTCGTCAATTTGAAGCATTTGGTTTTGGCAAACTTACCATTGACATGGTTTCTGATGAAGCGATGACGCAAGCTTTACGAGAAGACTTTACGTCAAATCGCGAAGCTATGGTGGAAAAAGCGGTGCAAGAAAATCGTGAGGCGGTTAAATCTCTGGAAGCTTCTATGCCACCAACTGAAGAAGCACCAAAACCTAAATTTGATTTTAAAGAACGTGCCAAACAGCGCCGTGCAGGTTTTGAAAATGCCGAAATCACACCAATGGTTGAAATCACAACAGAAGAAAACCGAATTGTCTTTGAAGGAATGGTTTTTGACGTTGAAAAGAAAACAACTCGTACAGGACGTCACATTATTAATTTTAAAATGACTGACTACACATCAAGTTTTGCCATGCAAAAATGGGCAAAAGATGATGATGAGTTGAAAAAATACGATATGATTGCCAAAGGGTCATGGCTTCGAGTTCGTGGAAATGTTGAAAATAATAATTTCACCCATGCATTGACCATGAATGTGCAAGATGTCAAAGAGATTGTTCATCATGACCGCAAGGATTTAATGCCAGAAGGTCAAAAACGTGTGGAATTCCATGCCCATACGAATATGTCAACTATGGATGCGTTGCCAACGGTTGAAGAATTAATTGATACAGCAGCGAAATGGGGACACAAGGCTGTTGCTATTACTGACCACGGCAATGTGCAAAGTTTCCCACACGGTTATCACAGAGCACGTAAAAATGGTATCAAGGCGATTTTTGGTTTAGAAGCTAATATCGTTGAGGACAAAGTGCCGATTGCCTACAATCCTCAAGATATTGAGTTAAACGAAGCTACCTACGTCGTATTTGACGTGGAAACGACTGGGCTTTCTGCGGTCAATAATGACTTGATTCAGATTGCGGCTTCAAAAATGTACAAGGGAAATATTGTTGAGCAGTTTGATGAGTTCATCAACCCAGGTCATCATTTATCAGCTTTTACAACGGAATTGACTGGTATTACGGATAATCATGTTCGCAATGCTAAACCGATTGAAGAAGTCCTTCAAATGTTCCAAGATTTTTGTCAGGATACTGTGCTAGTTGCCCACAATGCAACCTTTGACGTTGGCTTTATGAATGCCAATTATGAACGTCATGGCATGCCAATCATTACACAACCTGTCATTGATACCTTGGAATTCGCCCGAAATCTCTATCCAGAATACAAACGTCATGGTTTGGGACCATTGACCAAACGGTTCCAAGTTTCGCTAGAACACCACCATATGGCGAACTACGATGCGGAAGCAACGGGGCGCTTGCTCTTTATTTTCTTGAAAGAAGCACGTGAAAACCACAATTTAACCAATATGATGGATTTGAATACGAAATTGGTTGCTGAGGATTCTTACAAGAAAGCACGTGTCAAACACGCGACGATTTATGTTCAAAACCAAACAGGTTTGAAAAATATTTTCAAACTCGTCAGCCTTTCTAATGTCAAATATTTTGAAGGTGTGGCTCGTATTCCGAGAACGGTTCTTGACGCCCACCGTGAAGGGCTCTTGCTAGGAACAGCCTGCTCAGAGGGCGAAGTTTTTGATGCGGTCTTATCTTCAGGGGTGGATGCTGCGGTTAAAGTAGCGAAATATTATGATTTCATCGAAGTTATGCCACCAGCGCTTTACGCTCCGCTATTGGCACAAGGAACAATCAAAGATGAAGAAGGTATCCGACAAGTCATCCGAGATTTGCTTGAGGTTGGACGTCGTCTGAACAAGCCTGTTTTGGCGACTGGGAATGTCCATTATATCGAGCCTGAAGATGAGATTTACCGTGAAATCATTGTCCGTAGTTTAGGGCAAGGGGCACCGATTAACCGTCCGATTGGTCGTGGTGAAAATGCCCAACCTGCTCCGCTACCAAAAGCGCATTTCCGTACAACCAATGAAATGTTAGATGAATTTGCCTTTCTTGGCGAAGATGTCGCGTATGAAATTGTTGTTAAGAATACCAATGATTTTGCTGACCGTTTCGAGGAAGTTGAGGTTGTTAAGAAAGACTTGTACACACCTTTCCTTGAAAAATCAGAAGAACGTGTCGCTGAAATGACCTATCAAAAAGCCTTTGAAATCTATGGTAATCCACTTCCTGATATCGTCGATTTACGTATTGAAAAAGAATTAACGTCAATTTTGGGTAATGGATTTGCCGTGATTTACTTGGCTTCGCAGATGTTGGTAATTCGTTCCAACGACCGTGGTTACTTGGTTGGTTCGCGTGGTTCGGTTGGGTCAAGTTTCGTGGCAACCATGATTGGAATTACCGAAGTTAACCCAATGCCACCGCATTATGTCTGTCCAAATTGTCAGCATTCAGAATTCATCACCGATGGTTCTGTTGGTTCTGGTTATGATTTGCCTGACAAGGATTGCCCAGAATGTGGCACACGTTACAAGAAAGATGGACACGATATTCCGTTTGAAACCTTCCTTGGTTTTGATGGAGACAAGGTTCCCGATATCGATTTGAACTTCTCTGGTGATGACCAACCGTCAGCTCACTTGGATGTTCGTGATATTTTTGGTGAACAATACGCCTTTCGTGCTGGAACCGTAGGTACGGTGGCAGACCGTACTGCTTACGGATTTGTTAAAGGTTACGAACGTGATTATGGCAAATTCTATCCAGAAGCAGAAGTGGAACGCTTGGCACAAGGTGCAGCTGGTGTTAAACGTACGACTGGACAACACCCAGGTGGTATCGTTGTTATTCCAAACTACATGGATGTGTATGATTTTACCCCTGTTCAATACCCAGCGGACGATTTATCAGCAGAATGGCAAACCACTCACTTTAACTTCCACGATATCGATGAAAACGTCTTGAAACTTGATATTCTCGGTCATGATGATCCGACCATGATTCGTAAATTGCAGGATTTATCTGGTATCGATCCTAAGGATATTCCTGCTGATGACCCAGACGTTATGGCGCTTTTCTCAGGCACAGAAGTGCTTGGTGTCACCCCTGAACAAATCGGAACGCCGACAGGAATGCTTGGTATTCCAGAATTTGGGACAAACTTTGTTCGTGGTATGGTTGAAGAAACTCACCCAACAACATTTGCCGAATTGCTCCAGTTATCAGGACTTTCTCATGGTACCGACGTTTGGCTAGGAAATGCTCAAGACTTGATTAAAGAGGGGATTGCCACGCTGAAAACCGTTATCGGTTGTCGTGACGACATCATGGTTTACCTCATGCACGCAGGTTTGGAGCCAAAAATGGCTTTTACCATTATGGAACGTGTGCGTAAGGGAATGTGGCTTAAAATCTCTGACGAGGAACGCAATGGATACATTGAAGCTATGCGAGAAAATAATGTGCCCGACTGGTACATTGAATCCTGTGGTAAAATCAAGTACATGTTCCCCAAAGCCCATGCGGCAGCCTACGTTTTAATGGCGCTTCGTGTAGCTTACTTTAAAGTACATTATCCGATTTACTACTACTGTGCTTATTTCTCAATCCGTGCTAAGGCCTTTGACATTAAGACAATGAGTGCTGGGCTTGATGCGGTGAAAGAACGCATGGCTGATATTTCTAATAAGCGTAAGAATAACGAAGCTTCAAATGTTGAAATTGATTTATACACCACACTTGAAATTGTCAATGAAATGCTCGAACGTGGTTATAAATTTGGTCAACTTGACCTTTACCGTAGTGATGCAACCGAGTTTATCATCGACGGTGATACACTTATTCCACCATTTGTAGCGATGGACGGTCTTGGTGAAAACGTTGCTAAGCAAATTGTTAAAGCACGTGAAGAAGGAGAATTCCTCTCAAAAATGGAACTCCGCAAACGTGGTGGCGTTTCAGCCACATTAGTTGAAAAAATGGACGAAATGGGAATCCTTGGCAATATGCCAGAAGATAACCAATTAAGTCTGTTTGATGATTTCTTCTAA
- a CDS encoding proline--tRNA ligase encodes MKQSQMLIPTLREMPSDAQVISHALMVRAGYVRQVSAGIYAYLPLANRTIEKFKAIMREEFEKIGAVEMLAPALLNADLWRESGRYETYGEDLYKLKNRDKSDFILGPTHEETFTSLVRDAVKSYKQLPLNLYQIQSKYRDEKRPRNGLLRTREFIMKDGYSFHADYEGLDTTYEDYRKAYEAIFTRAGLDFKGIIGDGGAMGGKDSQEFMAITPDRTDLDRWLVLDKSIASIDEIPADVLEDIKKELASWLVSGEDTIAYSTESSYAANLEMASNEYKPTTKVVAQEDVKRVETPDCKSIDDVAAFLKVDEEQTIKTLFFIADNEPVVALLVGNDQVNDVKLKNYLGADFLEPASEEEAVEVFGANFGSLGPVNLPENVRIVADRKVQDVANAVVGANENGYHLTGVNPGRDFEAEYVDIREVKEGEISPDGKGVLKFARGIEIGHIFKLGTRYSESMGATILDQNGRAIPIVMGCYGIGVSRILSAVIEQHARLFVSKTPKGAYRFAWGINFPKELAPFDVHVITVNVKDEEAQALTAKVEAELVAKGYEVLVDDRNERVGSKFSDSDLIGLPIRVTVGKKAADGIVEVKIKATGDTIEVNAENLIETLEILTKEN; translated from the coding sequence ATGAAACAATCACAAATGCTTATCCCTACGCTTCGCGAAATGCCAAGCGATGCCCAAGTTATCAGTCATGCACTTATGGTACGTGCTGGTTACGTTCGCCAAGTCTCAGCAGGTATTTACGCTTACTTGCCACTTGCTAACCGTACGATTGAAAAATTCAAAGCAATCATGCGTGAAGAATTTGAAAAAATTGGTGCGGTTGAAATGCTTGCCCCAGCACTTTTGAATGCTGACCTTTGGCGTGAATCAGGTCGTTACGAAACTTATGGTGAAGACCTTTATAAACTTAAAAACCGTGATAAATCAGACTTCATTCTTGGTCCAACACACGAAGAAACATTCACAAGTCTTGTCCGTGATGCGGTAAAATCATACAAACAATTGCCATTGAACCTTTACCAAATCCAATCTAAATATCGCGATGAAAAACGTCCTCGTAACGGACTTCTTCGTACACGTGAATTTATCATGAAAGATGGTTATAGTTTCCACGCTGACTACGAAGGATTGGACACAACTTACGAAGATTACCGTAAAGCATATGAAGCTATCTTCACACGTGCTGGTCTTGATTTCAAAGGTATCATTGGTGACGGTGGTGCCATGGGTGGTAAAGATTCTCAAGAGTTTATGGCTATCACTCCAGACCGTACAGACCTTGACCGTTGGTTGGTTCTTGATAAATCAATCGCTTCAATTGATGAAATTCCAGCTGATGTTTTAGAAGATATCAAAAAAGAATTGGCATCATGGTTGGTTTCAGGTGAAGATACCATTGCTTACTCAACAGAATCAAGCTACGCTGCTAACCTTGAAATGGCAAGCAATGAATATAAACCAACAACAAAAGTTGTCGCTCAAGAAGATGTCAAACGTGTGGAAACACCAGATTGCAAATCAATTGATGATGTTGCCGCATTCTTGAAAGTTGACGAAGAACAAACAATCAAAACACTTTTCTTCATTGCTGATAATGAACCAGTAGTTGCTCTTCTTGTCGGAAATGACCAAGTCAATGATGTTAAATTGAAAAACTATCTTGGAGCTGATTTCCTTGAACCTGCAAGCGAAGAAGAAGCTGTTGAAGTCTTTGGTGCTAACTTTGGTTCACTTGGACCGGTTAACCTTCCTGAAAATGTCCGCATCGTTGCTGACCGCAAAGTGCAAGATGTTGCCAATGCAGTTGTTGGCGCAAACGAAAACGGCTATCACTTGACAGGTGTTAACCCAGGACGTGATTTTGAAGCGGAATACGTTGATATTCGTGAAGTTAAAGAAGGTGAAATCTCACCAGACGGTAAAGGTGTTCTTAAATTTGCTCGTGGTATCGAAATTGGACACATCTTCAAACTCGGTACTCGCTATTCAGAAAGCATGGGAGCAACAATCCTTGACCAAAATGGACGTGCTATTCCAATCGTTATGGGATGCTATGGTATCGGTGTTAGCCGTATCTTGTCAGCTGTTATCGAACAACATGCTCGTCTCTTTGTTTCTAAAACACCAAAAGGTGCTTACCGCTTTGCATGGGGTATCAACTTCCCTAAAGAATTGGCACCGTTTGATGTACACGTCATCACTGTCAATGTGAAAGATGAAGAAGCACAAGCTTTGACAGCGAAAGTTGAAGCTGAATTGGTTGCTAAAGGTTACGAAGTCTTGGTTGACGACCGTAACGAACGTGTCGGCTCTAAATTCTCAGACAGCGACCTTATCGGTCTCCCAATTCGTGTCACAGTAGGTAAGAAAGCTGCTGACGGTATCGTTGAAGTGAAAATTAAAGCAACTGGCGATACTATCGAAGTTAACGCAGAAAACCTTATCGAAACTCTTGAAATTTTGACAAAAGAAAATTAA
- a CDS encoding MFS transporter, whose product MKALLEKLSLLSLSLMLVSTFSTSTALPQMITTFQQQGYAASQVEMLFSISSFAIMGMLVINPFLDRFLSERSSIILGLSFIAFGGSLPVVGKTYALVVVSRVLLGMGIGLINARAISIISENYQGNERAQMLGFRGSFEVLGNAFLTALVGFLVPFGWSWAFIVYLFALPILLFYLLFAPKRAVVAEVASQKTSAKFTKKDIVYIVGLSLLAGFVININSANSLRIPVIVDQLHLGSPRQASLILSGMMLMGILSGICFEGLLARFKKQLIIVSLLPFALGLFMLGVAHNLWLMLIGAMLSGFWYSIVVTSVFSNVSNKISPQLIGHATTLVLLFCNFGGASAAIVLNLFSKINPQPGFAFVIYAIISLIISLVLMFKTRFLSQK is encoded by the coding sequence ATGAAAGCACTTTTGGAGAAACTTAGTCTCTTGTCACTGTCTCTCATGTTGGTTTCGACCTTTTCAACGTCAACAGCTTTACCGCAAATGATTACAACGTTTCAGCAACAAGGCTATGCTGCAAGTCAGGTTGAAATGCTATTTTCCATTTCCTCTTTTGCCATTATGGGAATGTTGGTGATAAATCCATTCTTGGACCGTTTTCTGTCAGAACGCAGCAGTATCATTTTAGGACTGTCATTCATTGCATTTGGTGGAAGTTTGCCCGTTGTTGGCAAAACGTATGCGCTGGTTGTTGTCTCACGTGTGCTTCTAGGAATGGGAATTGGTCTGATTAACGCGCGTGCGATTAGTATCATTAGCGAAAATTACCAAGGAAATGAGCGCGCACAAATGCTTGGCTTTCGTGGGTCGTTTGAAGTGCTAGGCAATGCTTTTTTAACAGCTCTGGTAGGTTTTTTAGTGCCGTTTGGTTGGTCATGGGCGTTTATCGTTTATCTGTTTGCCTTACCTATTTTACTGTTTTATTTGCTGTTTGCTCCAAAACGAGCTGTTGTAGCGGAAGTGGCTAGCCAAAAAACATCAGCTAAATTTACAAAAAAAGATATTGTGTATATTGTCGGATTGTCTTTATTGGCAGGATTTGTGATTAATATTAATAGTGCCAATAGCCTTAGAATTCCAGTTATCGTTGACCAACTGCACCTTGGAAGTCCACGCCAAGCTAGTTTGATTTTGAGCGGCATGATGTTAATGGGAATTCTCTCTGGTATTTGCTTTGAAGGCTTATTAGCACGATTTAAGAAACAGTTGATAATTGTTTCCTTGCTTCCATTTGCTCTTGGGTTGTTTATGCTTGGTGTGGCACACAATCTCTGGTTAATGCTTATCGGAGCAATGCTTTCGGGGTTCTGGTACAGCATTGTGGTTACAAGCGTCTTTAGCAATGTGTCAAATAAAATATCGCCACAATTGATTGGACATGCGACAACTTTGGTTCTGCTATTTTGTAATTTTGGCGGAGCTAGCGCAGCCATTGTCCTAAATCTTTTTTCAAAAATCAATCCACAACCTGGTTTTGCCTTTGTGATTTATGCTATTATTAGCCTAATAATCAGCCTTGTCTTGATGTTTAAAACACGCTTTTTAAGCCAAAAATGA